The genomic stretch GCCGGGAATTTCAAGCAAGTGGTCAGCCACAAAGCCTTTTGAACCCGAGTTCGGGGCTCCGGAGGCCCCTGTGATATCCATTGCAGTCTTCTTTTGGAAGATGTCTACACTACAGGCCCGCTATGACTTCTTCTTGAATTCTGTATAGCCACATCGCCCGCAGGACTCGCGATCGGAGTGTTGAGCGAGAAAGACACCGGGTCCGCACTTGGGGCAGTGTCTCCGGGTCCTCTTGAGGGTGTCTCCCTCAATCACGTAGCAGTCCCTCTTCGAGTTCATCCTTCCTTCGACTCCTTTTCTGGCTTGGTCTT from Candidatus Thermoplasmatota archaeon encodes the following:
- a CDS encoding 30S ribosomal protein S27ae translates to MNSKRDCYVIEGDTLKRTRRHCPKCGPGVFLAQHSDRESCGRCGYTEFKKKS